In Coffea eugenioides isolate CCC68of unplaced genomic scaffold, Ceug_1.0 ScVebR1_2539;HRSCAF=3587, whole genome shotgun sequence, a single window of DNA contains:
- the LOC113756908 gene encoding uncharacterized protein LOC113756908, whose product MVAEQFWWRGGGGWRGACDGEGDRLTWQKKIFSKNHYSHWDSRTADEQSIIDSASWQCWDGTATAKQVKLGDLDGEFFLKIASTVNDRRSSSNSPVSHLARHPSDHAPLKISFASRLDSKPHPFRFLNVWTSNGSLLDVIRTAWQWECQGSPMKILWTKLLSTRRAIQEWNKHTFGNIFDASREAEAAVRRTEARLETEGSDDAQVELHRAQAWLNNALSVEEHYWKQKRRTQGIIHRIKDANGVWLESDEEIANEAVSYFSDLFSEPAGNAEDLLQVIPTCVTAEESARLEADPTMEEVKRVIFAIDGESAAGPDGFTSRFFSFAWEVIGPEVFNAILSFFCGAVIPRFFTSTSIILIPKGPNLQDFSKFRPISLCTFFNKVLSKILADRLASLLPCLVSHQQTGFVKRRNITENYLLTQELVSGIRKASRGGNAALKLDMSKAYDRVSWLFLINVLRRFGFGERFIDMVWRLISNVRFSVIINGASYGFFQSRRGLRQGDPLSPALFVLGAEVLSRALNNVVAQAGFMGFKVPLGCSPVTHLAFADDVLIFTNRSARALRNIIRVLELYQSSSGQQVNGQKSGYVVQPSTPIARWRTIERITGFPQLQSPIRYLGFPLYLGRSKASDFGEVSHAVLGRILSWKSKLLFQGGKLVLIKHVLSSIPLHLLSAAVLPASVFSMIEKVCSNFLWGSSEGGPRYHWIRWDQLCFPTEEGGVGFRQLRDVYTAFSLKLWWKFRRGDSLWAKFLLAKYCRHSHPCQVEYTAGASAIWKRLTNVSRHAELSMRWLVNSGTCDFWYDNWLGSGALFHRVPVRDTLTFKDFLVDGRWSSLLLARHFPTDIMDLILQQPPPVGERPDELVWMPSASGQFSLSSAFQEVRQVRSASWIFSHIWHRQLPLKVSFFMLRLLLQRLPLNDALGRFGVQLPSKCFCCRSATGESSEHIFSSDQLAREEWSYFGAVCGIGSPQGRVCDRMVMWWLSSQSKGQRRVVVSILPSFICWHIWKARNKAVREGVSLSSGDICHGIIQDVVLAVSSEVNRWNLCLPFDQFFDRLSTPPVPLQCRIVRWQAAGTGIATLNTDGWSKGNPGVSGGGGVLRDSEGRFLIGYSVCLGVSTSLRAEVLALLAGLRLCHQRGFTQVRVQSDSLVLVGILQRRLQCPWQIRREVFHIWQLEEDSGHFSHCFRETNTVADILANEGLLHPLVRMKSYN is encoded by the exons ATGGTAGCAGAACAGTTCTGGTGGCGCGGTGGAGGAGG CTGGCGTGGAGCTTGCGATGGAGAGGGAGATCGGTTAACGTGGCAGAAGAAAATTTTCTCCAAGAACCATTATAGCCATTGGGATTCACGCACCGCTGATGAGCAGTCAATAATAGATTCAGCGTCCTGGCAGTGTTGGGATGGGACCGCAACTGCtaaacaagtcaaactaggggaTCTCGACGGGGAATTCTTCCTTAAGATAGCAAGTACGGTCAACGATCGACGCTCATCCAGCAACTCTCCAG TTTCTCATTTAGCTAGGCATCCTTCTGATCACGCTCCGTTAAAAATATCTTTTGCGTCCCGTTTGGATAGCAAGCCACACCCATTCCGATTCCTTAATGTCTGGACTTCCAATGGTTCGTTACTTGATGTCATTCGTACTGCCTGGCAGTGGGAGTGCCAGGGTTCACCCATGAAGATCCTATGGACGAAATTGCTGAGTACTAGAAGGGCCATCCAGGAGTGGAACAAGCATACTTTCGGGAACATTTTTGACGCGTCCCGGGAGGCAGAGGCTGCTGTGCGCCGGACAGAGGCAAGACTGGAGACTGAGGGCTCTGATGACGCTCAGGTGGAGCTTCATCGGGCTCAAGCATGGCTCAATAATGCGTTGTCTGTGGAAGAACACTACTGGAAGCAGAAG AGGAGAACGCAAGGGATTATTCACCGGATTAAAGACGCAAACGGAGTGTGGTTGGAATCTGACGAGGAGATAGCAAATGAAGCGGTGAGCTATTTTTCGGATCTTTTCTCTGAGCCAGCGGGTAATGCGGAGGACTTGCTGCAGGTGATCCCAACATGTGTTACAGCTGAGGAGAGTGCTCGCTTGGAGGCCGACCCGACTATGGAGGAGGTGAAGAGGGTCATTTTCGCAATCGATGGGGAGAGTGCAGCGGGCCCGGATGGTTTCACGAGTAGGTTTTTTTCTTTCGCTTGGGAGGTGATTGGGCCGGAGGTATTTAATGCTATTCTGAGTTTTTTTTGTGGGGCTGTGATTCCTCGGTTCTTTACCTCCACTTCCATTATATTGATCCCAAAAGGGCCCAACCTTCAGGACTTCTCGAAATTTAGACCGATTAGCCTGTGCACTTTTTTCAATAAAGTGCTATCCAAGATCTTGGCGGATAGATTGGCCTCCCTCTTGCCGTGCCTGGTGTCGCATCAGCAAACTGGCTTTGTTAAGAGACGGAACATTACTGAGAACTATCTGCTCACACAAGAGCTAGTGTCAGGGATACGCAAGGCTTCGAGGGGAGGAAATGCTGCTTTAAAATTGGATATGTCCAAAGCTTATGATAGGGTATCTTGGCTATTCCTGATCAATGTTTTGCGGCGTTTCGGGTTTGGGGAAAGATTTATTGATATGGTGTGGAGACTGATCTCAAATGTGCGGTTTTCGGTTATTATCAATGGGGCCTCCTATGGTTTCTTTCAATCGAGGAGGGGGCTAAGACAGGGGGATCCTTTATCTCCCGCGCTGTTTGTGCTAGGGGCAGAGGTTCTATCTAGGGCATTAAACAACGTTGTAGCACAGGCTGGTTTTATGGGGTTCAAAGTACCGTTGGGGTGTTCCCCAGTTACGCACTTGGCCTTCGCGGATGATGTGTTGATTTTTACTAATAGATCTGCTCGTGCTTTACGGAATATTATTCGGGTGTTGGAATTATATCAAAGTTCGTCCGGTCAACAGGTAAATGGGCAAAAGAGTGGTTATGTGGTGCAACCGTCCACCCCCATAGCACGGTGGAGGACTATCGAGCGTATTACAGGGTTCCCTCAGCTGCAATCTCCTATCCGGTACTTAGGGTTCCCGCTATACCTCGGAAGGAGTAAGGCATCGGATTTTGGGGAAGTGAGTCACGCTGTACTTGGGAGAATTCTTTCATGGAAGTCCAAGCTGTTGTTCCAGGGGGGCAAGCTCGTGCTTATCAAACATGTCCTTTCTTCTATTCCCTTGCACTTATTATCGGCCGCAGTATTACCGGCTTCAGTGTTTAGCATGATTGAGAAGGTTTGTTCTAACTTCTTGTGGGGATCAAGCGAGGGGGGACCTAGGTATCATTGGATTCGATGGGATCAGTTGTGCTTTCCAACGGAGGAGGGGGGAGTGGGTTTCCGACAACTCCGAGACGTGTATACGGCATTCTCATTGAAGTTATGGTGGAAATTCCGTAGGGGGGATTCTTTATGGGCTAAGTTCTTGCTAGCAAAATATTGTCGCCATTCTCATCCGTGTCAGGTGGAGTATACTGCAGGGGCGTCGGCTATTTGGAAACGGCTAACTAATGTGAGCCGTCACGCGGAACTGTCCATGCGGTGGTTGGTGAATTCGGGAACATGTGATTTTTGGTATGACAACTGGTTGGGTAGCGGGGCTCTCTTCCACAGAGTCCCAGTTCGGGACACCCTGACATTCAAGGATTTTTTGGTAGATGGACGATGGAGCTCACTGCTCCTTGCTCGCCATTTTCCCACGGACATCATGGATTTGATATTACAGCAGCCTCCCCCAGTTGGTGAGCGGCCGGATGAGTTGGTATGGATGCCGTCGGCCTCCGGGCAGTTTTCGTTATCATCCGCTTTCCAAGAGGTCAGGCAAGTGCGGAGCGCATCCTGGATTTTTTCCCACATTTGGCATCGGCAGCTCCCCTTGAAGGTATCCTTTTTTATGCTCCGATTATTGTTACAGAGGCTGCCGCTCAATGACGCCTTGGGTAGGTTTGGGGTTCAATTACCATCAAAGTGTTTTTGTTGCCGCTCGGCGACAGGGGAGTCGAGTGAGCATATTTTTTCATCAGACCAACTAGCAAGGGAGGAATGGAGTTACTTTGGAGCCGTCTGTGGAATAGGTTCGCCTCAGGGTCGGGTGTGCGATAGAATGGTGATGTGGTGGCTGTCCAGCCAGTCAAAGGGTCAAAGACGGGTGGTGGTCTCCATTCTCCCATCCTTTATCTGCTGGCATATTTGGAAGGCAAGAAACAAAGCAGTCAGGGAGGGGGTTAGCTTGTCATCAGGAGACATCTGTCATGGTATTATCCAGGATGTTGTGTTGGCAGTCTCCAGCGAGGTAAACAGGTGGAATCTCTGCCTgccttttgaccaattttttgATAGGCTATCCACACCCCCAGTGCCGCTTCAGTGCAGAATTGTTCGGTGGCAGGCAGCAGGCACGGGGATAGCGACACTTAATACAGACGGATGGTCTAAGGGTAACCCGGGAGTAAGTGGCGGGGGTGGTGTTCTCCGGGATTCAGAGGGTCGCTTTTTGATTGGCTATTCAGTTTGCCTGGGGGTTAGTACGAGTTTACGTGCGGAGGTATTGGCCTTGTTAGCGGGTCTTCGTCTTTGTCATCAGAGAGGATTCACACAGGTTCGAGTACAATCCGATTCGTTGGTATTGGTTGGTATATTGCAACGCCGGTTACAGTGTCCGTGGCAGATTCGAAGAGAGGTATTCCATATATGGCAGCTAGAGGAGGATTCAGGGCATTTCTCTCATTGCTTTCGCGAGACAAATACGGTGGCAGACATCCTCGCCAATGAAGGCCTCCTGCACCCTCTTGTCCGGATGAAGAGTTATAACTAA